One window of the Penaeus monodon isolate SGIC_2016 chromosome 1, NSTDA_Pmon_1, whole genome shotgun sequence genome contains the following:
- the LOC119577028 gene encoding protein O-linked-mannose beta-1,2-N-acetylglucosaminyltransferase 1-like, translated as MHSGGQSTIDPSRPSEMTSQQLVRILFLLAAVSVSLAATGITPGAAGHGPGSREALARIHGAKRSPDAPRTNSKQDQDRRPRRGPSEQQSVPAKSPRHANQIPEGEAKETVLLEAFLGPSGVTFLVDGREAYRVINKTMPWGTERARLHAGIHYVIINERSGQVMRATTFLTWQPEATRQLQDVVTSTRNGRVIVILATPEFTRYLSQDILKEFKNLGSHFSDRFVEHDTWCMVARKGMGVIHESLTTTTPSTYTRDSSPVRLQLVLPLTQGEQCSWDNDKDRVRFCETYGGYGSFCRCEGPPWTPDPSMGPNYPTAETIPVAIVTSRRLPLVLRQVAQLWASPGGGHTPILIIVDGRNQEARDLGRLLNLAVIEHDNHAPASTSARINSIVKFALRTVFERHPHVDHAIILEDDLQLAPDFIPFFHQASRALQSDPRLLFVNAFNYNSYAHAAHDPSKLYRGHGIPGYGWMTSRKGAGLMLDKWVGEDQVRSKTGVQWICNGCYCR; from the exons ATGCACTCTGGAGGACAATCAACAATAGATCCCTCCAGACCTTCAGAAATGACGTCACAGCAACTGGTGCGCATTTTATTCCTGTTGGCGGCTGTGAGTGTGTCTCTGGCCGCCACCGGGATCACGCCAGGCGCCGCGGGACATGGCCCTGGAAGCCGCGAAGCCCTCGCGAGAATACATG GTGCCAAGAGGAGCCCGGACGCCCCACGCACGAACAGCAAGCAGGACCAAGATCGCCGTCCTCGCCGGGGCCCTTCCGAGCAACAAAGCGTTCCGGCGAAGTCTCCCAGACACGCGAACCAGATTCCAGAGGGCGAGGCCAAGGAGACCGTTCTGTTGGAGGCATTCCTGGGTCCGTCCGGGGTCACATTCCTCGTAGACGGCAGGGAG GCATATCGCGTGATCAATAAAACTATGCCATGGGGAACTGAGCGAGCCCGCCTTCACGCCGGCATACACTATGTGATCATAAATGAGAGGTCAGGACAGGTCATGCGGGCGACGACCTTTCTCACCTGGCAGCCAGAAGCCACGCGCCAACTGCAGGATGTGGTTACGAGCACGAGAAATGGCAGAGTGATCGTCATTTTAGCCACG CCCGAATTCACCCGATATCTAAGTCAAGATATACTGAAGGAGTTTAAGAACCTGGGCTCCCATTTCTCTGACCGCTTCGTAGAGCATGACACCTGGTGCATGGTTGCGAGGAAAGGCATGGGCGTGATTCACGAGTCCCTCACGACAACGACTCCTAGCACGTACACCCGCGACTCGTCCCCGGTCAGACTCCAGCTGGTCTTGCCTCTGACTCAAG GAGAGCAATGCAGCTGGGACAACGATAAAGATCGAGTGAGGTTTTGCGAAACCTATGGAGGATATGGCAGTTTTTGCAGGTGCGAAGGGCCGCCGTGGACTCCCGACCCTAGCATGGGG CCAAATTACCCGACGGCCGAGACAATCCCCGTTGCCATAGTAACATCCCGACGACTGCCCCTCGTGCTGAGACAGGTGGCTCAATTATGGGCGTCCCCCGGAGGCGGGCACACGCCCATCCTCATCATCGTGGATGGGCGGAATCAAGAGGCTCGAGACTTGGGGCGCCTCCTCAACCTGGCGGTGATTGAGCACGACAATCACGCTCCTGCAA GCACCTCTGCGAGAATCAACAGCATTGTCAAGTTTGCTCTCAGAACGGTGTTCGAGCGACATCCTCACGTCGACCATGCTATCATACTCGAGGATGACCTTCAGCTGGCACCCGACTTCATTCC GTTCTTCCATCAGGCATCTCGCGCCCTCCAGTCTGACCCACGCCTCCTCTTCGTCAACGCCTTCAATTACAACTCCTACGCCCATGCCGCCCATGACCCAAGCAAGCTCTATCGCGGCCACGGTATCCCTGGCTACGGCTGGATGACGTCAcgaaagggggcggggcttaTGCTGGACAAGTGGGTGGGTGAGGATCAGGTGAGGTCGAAAACGGGTGTGCAATGGATATGCAACGGCTGTTATTGCAGATGA
- the LOC119572310 gene encoding uncharacterized protein LOC119572310: MLMPEVPRTRHMGAGGVHISGFDQILFSSQPITNDSHTVIDVDSALTPTYQERLQEELHSALVVVIRSHPCEDVPLPTHQTNKHYVIYIYQPTQSDIYHSYFVIAQCLGINERDMHESYMMLVTFPFYGNQVYVVACPNSPYCHPRHPSQIYHATEDDVDIAKANPFRMPLLQVSYGIRTPAKDPWDEFTLMNRLVVNYTIGSDNR, encoded by the exons ATGCTCATGCCCGAAGTCCCTCGCACGAGACACATGGGCGCCGGGGGAGTCCACATCTCAGGTTTCGATCAGATTCTCTTCAGCAGTCAGCCGATCACCAATGACTCTCACACGGTCATCGATGTCGACAG CGCCCTAACACCCACTTACCAAGAGCGCCTTCAGGAGGAGCTGCATTCCGCGCTCGTGGTTGTGATAAGGTCTCATCCCTGCGAAGACGTGCCGCTGCCCACGCATCAG ACCAACAAGCATTACGTCATTTACATATACCAACCGACCCAGAGTGATATTTACCATTCGTACTTCGTCATTGCCCAG TGTCTTGGCATCAACGAACGCGACATGCACGAGAGTTACATGATGCTGGTAACTTTCCCCTTCTACGGCAACCAGGTCTACGTGGTGGCCTGTCCTAACTCTCCTTACTG CCACCCTCGCCATCCTTCCCAGATCTACCATGCCACGGAGGATGACGTCGACATAGCGAAGGCGAATCCTTTCAGAATGCCTCTCCTTCAGGTGTCCTACGGGATTAGGACGCCCGCCAAGGATCCTTGGGACGAGTTTACACTAATGAACCGTCTTGTCGTTAACTATACGATAGGAAGTGATAATAGGTAG